One stretch of Punica granatum isolate Tunisia-2019 chromosome 5, ASM765513v2, whole genome shotgun sequence DNA includes these proteins:
- the LOC116207869 gene encoding chaperone protein dnaJ 3-like — protein MFGRAPRKSDNSKYYQTLGVSKNATPDELKKAYKKAAIKNHPDKGGDPEKFKELAHAYEVLSDPEKREIYDQYGEDALKEGMGGGGAAHDPFDIFETFFGGGFGGGFGGRFGGASSSRGRRQKRGEDSVQHLRVSLEDLYNGTMKKLSLSRNILCPKCKGKGTKSGVSAECHGCEGSGMKVTVRQFAPGMFQQMRHACPDCRGKGEVINDRDRCKQCHGDKMTAEKKVLDVHVEKGMQHHQKIVFEGQADQAPDTIAGDIIFILDQREHPKFKRKSDDLYVEHTLSLTEALCGFQFPLTHLDGRQLLIKSNPGEVIKPGQYKAINDEGMPQHQRPFMKGRLYIHFNVEFPESGFLSLEQCRSLEKVLPPPKTGRSLADMEIDECEETTLHDVNMEEETRRQRQQQRQQRREAYDEDDDDDDDDDSSMPRVQCAQQ, from the exons ATGTTTGGGCGTGCTCCTAGGAAGAGTGATAATAGCAAGTACTATCAAACTCTTGGGGTGTCAAAAAATGCTACTCCAGATGAACTCAAGAAGGCATACAAAAAAGCTGCTATTAAAAATCATCCCGATAAGGGTGGAGATCCTGAGAAG TTCAAGGAGTTAGCTCATGCTTATGAAGTTCTTAGTGATCCTGAGAAAAGGGAGATATATGATCAGTATGGAGAAGATGCTCTTAAAGAGGGAATGGGGGGAGGAGGCGCCGCTCATGATCCATTTGACATATTTGAAACATTCTTTGGAGGTGGTTTCGGTGGAGGTTTTGGCGGACGTTTCGGTG GTGCTAGTAGTTCGAGGGGAAGAAGACAGAAACGCGGTGAGGATTCTGTTCAGCACCTCAGAGTGTCTTTGGAAGATTTGTACAATGGAACCATGAAAAAGCTCTCGCTTTCGAGGAATATCTTGTGCCCAAAATGTAAAGG GAAGGGGACGAAAAGTGGAGTCTCTGCTGAATGTCATGGGTGTGAAGGGTCAGGAATGAAGGTCACAGTAAGGCAATTTGCTCCGGGAATGTTTCAACAGATGCGACATGCTTGTCCTGACTGCAGGGGCAAAG GTGAGGTTATCAATGATAGAGATCGGTGCAAACAGTGCCATGGAGACAAGATGACCGCAGAGAAGAAGGTTTTGGACGTGCATGTTGAGAAAGGGATGCAACATCACCAGAAGATTGTGTTTGAGGGACAAGCAGATCAAGCT CCTGATACCATCGCGGGGGATATAATTTTCATCTTGGACCAACGGGAGCATCCTAAATTTAAGAGGAAGTCCGATGACCTTTACGTGGAACACACACTCAGCTTAACAGAAGCACTATGTGGCTTCCAGTTCCCCTTGACCCATCTCGATGGGCGGCAGCTTCTGATCAAGTCGAATCCGGGCGAGGTCATTAAGCCAG GTCAATACAAGGCCATCAACGACGAGGGGATGCCGCAACACCAAAGGCCCTTCATGAAGGGTAGGCTGTACATCCACTTCAATGTTGAGTTTCCTGAGTCGGGGTTCCTTTCACTGGAGCAATGTCGGTCCCTGGAGAAGGTCCTTCCCCCTCCTAAGACGGGAAGGAGCCTCGCGGACATGGAGATTGACGAATGTGAGGAGACAACCCTGCATGATGTCAACATGGAGGAAGAGACCCGACGCCAGCGGCAGCAGCAGAGGCAGCAGCGCAGGGAGGCAtatgatgaggatgatgatgatgatgatgatgatgattcctCCATGCCCCGTGTCCAGTGTGCCCAGCAGTGA